From Streptomyces sp. NBC_01551:
CCGAACCCGTCCCCGACGGCCCCACCGTCCGGCGCATGCAGGAACTCGCCCGCGAGACCGGCATGGTGATCGTCGTACCGGTCTTCGAGCTGGAGGCCGAGGGGTTCTACTACAACACCGCCGCCGTCATCGACGCCGACGGCAGCTACCTCGGCAAGTACCGCAAGCACCACATCCCCCAGGTCAAGGGGTTCTGGGAGAAGTACTACTTCCGCCCCGGCAACCTCGGCTGGCCCGTCTTCGACACCGCCGTCGGCAAGGTCGGAGTCTACATCTGCTACGACCGCCACTTCCCCGAGGGCTGGCGCGCCCTGGGCCTGGCCGGCGCCCAGCTCGTCTTCAACCCGTCCGCCACCTCCCGCAGCCTGTCCTCCTACCTCTGGCAGCTGGAACAGCCCGCCTCGGCCGTCGCCAACGAGTACTTCATCGCCGCGATCAACCGCGTCGGCCGGGAGGAGTACGGCGACAACGAGTTCTACGGCACCAGCTACTTCGTCGACCCCCGCGGCCAGTTCGTCGGCGAGGTCGCCAGCGACAAGGAGGAGGAACTCCTCGTCCGCGACCTCGACTTCGACCTGATCAAGGAGGTCCGCGACCAGTGGGCCTTCTACCGCGACCGCCGTCCCGACGCCTACGGAGGACTCGTACAGCCGTGACCAACCCGATCCCCCTGCACAGCAGGCACCGCGGCGTCCTGCCCGAATGGCTCGCGCTGTACTACGACCGGCCGCTCGAACTCACCCACGGCGAGGGCCGCCACGTCTGGGACGCCGACGGCAACCGCTACCTCGACTTCTTCGGCGGCATCCTCACCACGATGACCGCCCACGCCCTGCCCGAGGTCACCAAGGCCGTCTCCGAACAGGCCGGGCGGCTCATCCACTCCTCCACCCTGTACCTCAACCGCCCGATGATCGAGTTGGCCGAGCGGATCGCCGCCCTCTCCGGCATCCCCGACGCCCGGGTCTTCTTCACCACCTCCGGCACCGAGGCCAACGACACCGCCCTGCTGCTCGCGACGACGTACCGCCGCTCCAACCAGATCCTGGCGATGCGCAACAGCTACCACGGCCGCTCCTTCTCCACCGTCTCGATCACCGGCAACCGCGGCTGGTCCCCGACGAGCCTCTCGCCGCTCCAGACGTACTACGTCCACGGCGCCGTCCGCACCCGCGGCCCCTTCGCCGGCCTCGACGACACCGCCTTCACCGCGGCCGCCGTCGCCGACCTCGAAGACGTGCTCGGCCAGGCCCGCGGCGGCGTGGCGGCCCTCATCGCCGAGCCCATCCAGGGCGTCGGCGGGTTCACCTCCCCGCCCGACGGCCTCTACGGGGCCTTCCGCGAAGTCCTCGACCGGCACGGGATCCTCTGGATCAGCGACGAGGTACAGACCGGCTGGGGCCGTACCGGCGACCACTTCTGGGGCTGGCAGGCGCACGCCCAAAGCGGCCCGCCGGACATCCTCACCTTCGCCAAGGGCATCGGCAACGGCATGTCCGTCGGCGGCGTCGTGGCCCGCGCCGAGGTGATGAACTGCATCGACTCCAACTCCATCTCCACCTTCGGCGGCTCCCCGGTCACCATGGCGGCCGGTGTCGCCAACCTCGGGTACCTGCTGGAGCACGACCTCCAGGGCAACGCCCGCCGCGTCGGCGGCCTGCTCCTGGAACGGCTGCGCGCCATCGCCGCCACCGTGCCCGCCGTACGGGAGGTCCGCGGCCGGGGCCTGATGGCCGGGCTGGAACTCACGAAGCCCGGAACCGACCAGGCCGACCCGGACGCGGCCGCCGCCGTCCTGGAAGCAGCCCGCGCCGGCGGCCTGCTGCTCGGCAAGGGCGGCGGGTACAACACCAGCGTGCTGCGCATCGCGCCGCCGCTCTCCCTCACCGTCGCCGAGGCGGAAGAGGGCGCCGAGATCCTCTCCGAGGCCCTGCACGGCCTCAACTAGCCACGGGGAGACGTACTCCATGAGCCCACGCACCCTCATCCGCGGCGGTCTCGTCATCACGGCCGCCGACGAACTCCACGCCGACGTGCTGATCGAGGACGGCCGCGTCGCCGCCCTCGCGGCCCACGGCTCGGCGGCCGCCGAGGCCTGGACGGC
This genomic window contains:
- a CDS encoding nitrilase-related carbon-nitrogen hydrolase, translated to MAQVVRAALVQATWTGDTESMIAKHEEHARRAAAQGAKIIGFQEVFNAPYFCQVQEPEHYRWAEPVPDGPTVRRMQELARETGMVIVVPVFELEAEGFYYNTAAVIDADGSYLGKYRKHHIPQVKGFWEKYYFRPGNLGWPVFDTAVGKVGVYICYDRHFPEGWRALGLAGAQLVFNPSATSRSLSSYLWQLEQPASAVANEYFIAAINRVGREEYGDNEFYGTSYFVDPRGQFVGEVASDKEEELLVRDLDFDLIKEVRDQWAFYRDRRPDAYGGLVQP
- a CDS encoding aspartate aminotransferase family protein: MTNPIPLHSRHRGVLPEWLALYYDRPLELTHGEGRHVWDADGNRYLDFFGGILTTMTAHALPEVTKAVSEQAGRLIHSSTLYLNRPMIELAERIAALSGIPDARVFFTTSGTEANDTALLLATTYRRSNQILAMRNSYHGRSFSTVSITGNRGWSPTSLSPLQTYYVHGAVRTRGPFAGLDDTAFTAAAVADLEDVLGQARGGVAALIAEPIQGVGGFTSPPDGLYGAFREVLDRHGILWISDEVQTGWGRTGDHFWGWQAHAQSGPPDILTFAKGIGNGMSVGGVVARAEVMNCIDSNSISTFGGSPVTMAAGVANLGYLLEHDLQGNARRVGGLLLERLRAIAATVPAVREVRGRGLMAGLELTKPGTDQADPDAAAAVLEAARAGGLLLGKGGGYNTSVLRIAPPLSLTVAEAEEGAEILSEALHGLN